In Uranotaenia lowii strain MFRU-FL chromosome 2, ASM2978415v1, whole genome shotgun sequence, one genomic interval encodes:
- the LOC129743350 gene encoding eukaryotic translation initiation factor 4E-like, translating to MAGETDEEVERRRGSAEQNHTEQYGIVDPDRIIKNPLQFQWTLWYQEPDKNKSWGDNLNEVATVGTVEDFWRLYNQIRSPSDLKTGCDYSMFKQGIRTMWEDEKNFRGGRWVINVLQQQRQERDEIAIWTSTVMRKP from the coding sequence ATGGCTGGCGAAACCGATGAGGAGGTTGAGCGACGACGGGGGAGCGCCGAGCAAAATCATACCGAGCAGTACGGCATCGTCGATCCGGATCGCATCATCAAGAATCCGCTGCAATTCCAGTGGACGCTCTGGTATCAGGAACCGGATAAGAACAAGTCGTGGGGAGACAATCTGAACGAGGTGGCCACCGTCGGTACCGTTGAGGACTTCTGGAGATTGTACAACCAAATCAGGAGCCCGTCGGACCTGAAGACCGGGTGCGATTATTCGATGTTCAAGCAGGGCATTCGCACCATGTGGGAAGACGAGAAGAATTTCCGCGGCGGCCGGTGGGTGATCAACGTGCTCCAGCAGCAGCGCCAAGAACGGGATGAAATTGCGATTTGGACCTCCACCGTCATGAGAAAGCcgtaa